In one Lolium rigidum isolate FL_2022 chromosome 3, APGP_CSIRO_Lrig_0.1, whole genome shotgun sequence genomic region, the following are encoded:
- the LOC124701782 gene encoding peroxisomal nicotinamide adenine dinucleotide carrier-like, whose product MSSAVVSGLAGAGGGIIAQIITYPLQTVNTRQQTERTAKKKKAGSDASTLFQMLQLVQTEGWGGLYSGLKPSLIGTAASQGIYYYFYQLLKNRVENVAAARGKKGLGDGTVGMFSWLVIAAIAGSINVLLTIPIWVLVTRMQTHTQAERKMIESKRELLLKEVSRANSVDVSVLKDRLAKLDSEKPHPYGTIQAVREVYRESGIRGFWKGLVPTLIMVCNPSIQFMIFETLSKHLRSKRSKQLPKKNITAMEVFLLGAMAKLGATVVTYPLLVVKSRLQAKQEIGRNATSRYTGTIDAILKMIRYEGLHGFYKGMGTKIVQSVFAASVLFMVKEELVKFVILLVARSRTLLLTRSKKV is encoded by the exons ATGTCGAGTGCGGTGGTGAGCGGcctggccggcgccggcggcggcatcaTCGCCCAGATCATCACCTACCCCCTCCAGACC GTGAACACCCGGCAGCAGACTGAGAGgacagcgaagaagaagaaggccggCAGTGACGCCTCCACCCTCTTCCAGATGCTCCAG CTGGTCCAGACGGAAGGCTGGGGTGGGTTGTACAGCGGCCTCAAACCCTCGCTTATTGGCACCGCTGCCTCGCAG GGGATCTATTACTACTTCTACCAGCTTCTCAAGAACAGGGTGGAAAATGTGGCAGCTGCTCGGGGAAAGAAGGGCCTAGGGGATGGCACTGTTGGGATGTTTTCTTGGCTTGTTATTGCAGCTATTGCTGG GTCGATCAATGTTCTTCTTACAATTCCAATATGGGTTCTTGTGACACGTATGCAG ACACATACGCAGGCAGAAAGGAAGATGATAGAGTCCAAGAGGGAGCTTTTGCTGAAGGAAGTATCTAGGGCTAATTCAGTGGATGTTTCAGTTCTTAAGGATAGGTTAGCTAAACTTGATTCTGAAAAACCTCACCCATATGGCACAATTCAAGCG GTTCGGGAGGTCTATCGTGAATCAGGCATACGTGGATTCTGGAAAGGACTTGTTCCAACCCTAATCATG GTATGCAATCCGTCGATTCAGTTTATGATATTTGAAACGCTCTCAAAGCATCTTCGATCAAAGCGGTCAAAGCAACTACCCAAGAAGAACATCACTGCTATGGAG GTATTCTTATTAGGCGCAATGGCAAAACTGGGAGCTACTGTTGTGACATACCCATTGCTAGTGGTTAAG TCTAGGTTGCAAGCAAAACAAGAAATAGGAAGGAATGCCACGTCAAGATACACAG GTACAATAGATGCGATACTGAAGATGATTCGGTACGAGGGATTGCATGGATTTTACAAAGGAATGGGTACAAAGATTGTACAGAGTGTTTTTGCCGCCTCAGTCCTTTTTATGGTGAAGGAGGAGCTGGTTAAGTTTGTAATTCTCTTAGTTGCCAGAAGTAGAACTCT